The genomic segment TCGCGATCTCGACGGAAGAGACCCGCTATTATCTCAACGGCGTCTACATGCATGTGGCGACCGGCGAGGAGGGCCCGGCGCTGCGCTGTGTCGCGACCGATGGCCACCGGCTCGCGCGGATCGACGCGGCGCTGCCCGAGGGCGCGCAGGGCATGCCCGGCGTGATCGTGCCGCGCAAGACGGTGAACGAGCTGCGCAAGCTCCTCGACGATGATGATGCCGATATCGCCGTCTCTGTTTCGGAAACCAAGGTGCGCTTCGCGACCCCGGTGATCACGCTGACCTCGAAGGTCATCGACGGCACCTTCCCCGATTACACGCGCGTGATCCCGATGGGCAACACCCGCCGCCTCGAGGTCGATGCGAGCGAGTTCGCCAAGGCGGTGGACCGCGTGGCGACGGTGTCGTCGGAGCGCTCGCGCGCGGTGAAGCTCGCGCTCGATGAGGATCGGCTGGTGCTGTCCGTCAATGCCCCCGATGCCGGCGCGGCGGAGGAAGAGCTTGCCGTGGCTTATGCCGATGAGCGGCTCGAGATCGGTTTCAACGCGAAATATCTGCTCGAGATCGCGAGCCAGGTGGACCGCGAGAACGCCGTGTTCCTGTTCAACTCGGCGGGCGATCCGACGCTGATGCGCGAGGGCAATGATACCTCGGCGGTCTATGTCGTGATGCCGATGCGCGTCTGAGAACGGGCAGCGCAAGCCCCTCGCGGGGATTTGCGTATTTTTGCCAAGAAGAAGAGGGGCCGATGCTGCGGGAGCTGAACCTGTTGCAGTTCCGTTCGCATCGGCGCTCCGCGCTGGCCTTTGATGGCCGGCCAGCCGCGATATATGGGGCGAATGGCGCGGGCAAAACCAATATCTTGGAGGCGCTCTCGCTGTTGAGCCCGGGCCGCGGGTTGCGGCGCGCGGGCAGTGAGGAGCTGATGCGGCGCGCCGAGGCTGTCGGCTGGAAGATCCGCGCCGAGACTGAGCCCCATGAGATCGAGACCTCGGCGCTCCCCGGCGCGGCGCGTGAGGTGCGCATCGATGGCAAGCTCGCGCCGCAGGTGGCGCTGGCGCGGATCTTGCGGGTTCTCTGGCTCGTGCCGGCGATGGATCGGCTCTGGATCGAGGGCGCCGAGGGGCGGCGGCGGTTTCTCGACCGGGTGACGCTCTCGTTCTTTCCGGCCCATGCCGAGGCCACGCTCGCCTATGAAAAGGCGATGCGTGAACGCAACCGGCTGTTGAAGGAAGAGGCCCGCGACGCGCGCTGGTATCAGGCGCTCGAGGGGCAGATGGCCGAGGCGGGCGCGCAGATCGCGGCGCATCGGGCCGAGGCGCTGGCGCGGATCGGCGCGGCGCAGGCGGGGGCGGCCACCGCCTTCCCCGCCGCGCGGCTTGCGATCACCCAGGGCGGCGCCGAGGATCTGGCCACCGCTCTGGCCGAGGGGCGCCGGCGCGACATGGCCGCCGGGCGCACCCTCGAGGGCCCGCACCGCGCCGATCTCGAGGCGGTTTACGCCGAGAAGGAGATCCCCGCGGCGCTGTGCTCGACCGGCGAGCAAAAGGCGCTCCTGATCTCGCTCGTCCTCGCCAATGCACGCGCGCTCTCGGGCGAGGCGGTGGTGGTTTTGCTCGACGAGGTCGCCGCCCATCTCGACGCCGCCCGCCGCGCGGCGCTCTACGACGAGATCTGCGCGCTGCCCGCCCAGGCCGCGATGACCGGCACCGGCGCCGAGCTTTTCGACAGCTTGGGCGCGCGCGGCCGCTTCTGGGAGGTCAGCGAGACCGCCGGCCTCTCAACCGTTGCGGAACGCGCCCCCGCCTGAGCCCCAAATCTTGTGGCTTTGGCGTGACATTCCCGCGTCAAACCCCTATAAATCGCGGGCAAGTAACAGGATCAGCAGGCATGACCGAGACGACCCCGAAAAAAGCCGAATACGGCGCCGATTCCATCAAGGTTCTCAAGGGCTTGGAGGCGGTCCGCAAACGGCCGGGCATGTATATCGGCGATACCGACGATGGCTCGGGCCTGCATCACATGGTCTATGAGGTCGTCGATAACGGCATCGACGAGGCGCTCGCGGGCCATGCCAACTACGTCGCGGTGAAAATCCATGCCGACAGCTCGGTCTCGGTGCGCGACAACGGCCGCGGGATCCCGGTCGACATGCACCCCGAGGAGGGCGTTTCCGCCGCCGAGGTGATCATGACGCAGCTGCACGCGGGCGGCAAATTCAACAACACCGATGAGGGCGGCAACGCCTACAAGGTCTCGGGCGGTCTGCACGGGGTCGGCGTCTCGGTGGTGAACGCGCTCTCCGATTGGCTCGAGCTGAAGGTCTGGCGCAACGACAAGGTCTATTTC from the Rhodobacter xanthinilyticus genome contains:
- the dnaN gene encoding DNA polymerase III subunit beta, which produces MKFSIERAALLKAVAQAQSVVERRNTIPILANVLIEAEGDTVSFRATDLDIEVVDKAPAQVERAGATTVSAVMLHEIVRKLPDGALISLTDDPAAGRLTIQAGRSSFNLATLPREDFPVMASSEYSANFAAKAGVLKRLFDKSKFAISTEETRYYLNGVYMHVATGEEGPALRCVATDGHRLARIDAALPEGAQGMPGVIVPRKTVNELRKLLDDDDADIAVSVSETKVRFATPVITLTSKVIDGTFPDYTRVIPMGNTRRLEVDASEFAKAVDRVATVSSERSRAVKLALDEDRLVLSVNAPDAGAAEEELAVAYADERLEIGFNAKYLLEIASQVDRENAVFLFNSAGDPTLMREGNDTSAVYVVMPMRV
- the recF gene encoding DNA replication/repair protein RecF (All proteins in this family for which functions are known are DNA-binding proteins that assist the filamentation of RecA onto DNA for the initiation of recombination or recombinational repair.) codes for the protein MLRELNLLQFRSHRRSALAFDGRPAAIYGANGAGKTNILEALSLLSPGRGLRRAGSEELMRRAEAVGWKIRAETEPHEIETSALPGAAREVRIDGKLAPQVALARILRVLWLVPAMDRLWIEGAEGRRRFLDRVTLSFFPAHAEATLAYEKAMRERNRLLKEEARDARWYQALEGQMAEAGAQIAAHRAEALARIGAAQAGAATAFPAARLAITQGGAEDLATALAEGRRRDMAAGRTLEGPHRADLEAVYAEKEIPAALCSTGEQKALLISLVLANARALSGEAVVVLLDEVAAHLDAARRAALYDEICALPAQAAMTGTGAELFDSLGARGRFWEVSETAGLSTVAERAPA